From one Phorcysia thermohydrogeniphila genomic stretch:
- a CDS encoding sensor histidine kinase, whose translation MRKLFLPALVLGVLFVALVSNLYFLHKELQDFYFAVIAEETRRVESIIEGTVAGGGDPVEAVSSYMESSPFLVGATFSLGGREIIIPGSAVGENYYRKTVKVEPFTFNLYFDFSYLEEFNKHVFYTFVALLFFSFSFTAVTVWLVRKYFEEKLLYEKEKQEKERLESINLVIHSLLHEVKNRLNTLNLLLHRIERNCENPYVEKLKKEVEGLGRYLEETADLRRPIVLEKEKVDIRELVEGTVAKFSHLLGVKEIETKVNIERALLEVDPEKLSSVFVDLIKNAIEALEGKEKRKLKIEGKREGNFYVVSIMDSGGELPDTEKIFLPYRSTKKGGFGLGLYNAKRVVEAHGGKIEASVEGGWTVFRITLPLA comes from the coding sequence ATGAGGAAACTCTTTCTGCCGGCTTTGGTTCTTGGAGTTCTCTTTGTAGCGCTCGTTTCCAACCTATACTTCCTTCATAAGGAGCTCCAAGACTTCTACTTTGCAGTAATTGCTGAGGAGACCCGTAGGGTAGAGTCCATAATTGAGGGAACAGTTGCGGGAGGTGGTGACCCCGTTGAAGCTGTTAGTTCCTACATGGAGAGCTCTCCTTTCTTAGTTGGAGCTACTTTCAGCTTAGGAGGAAGGGAGATAATCATTCCCGGTTCTGCTGTTGGCGAGAACTACTATAGAAAAACCGTTAAAGTAGAGCCTTTTACATTTAACCTTTACTTTGACTTTTCCTACTTAGAGGAGTTTAATAAGCACGTCTTCTACACATTCGTAGCCCTCCTATTTTTCAGTTTCTCCTTTACGGCAGTTACGGTGTGGCTCGTTAGAAAGTATTTTGAGGAGAAACTCCTCTATGAAAAGGAGAAGCAGGAGAAGGAAAGGCTTGAGAGTATCAATTTGGTGATTCACTCTCTCCTTCACGAGGTAAAGAACAGGCTCAATACTTTAAACCTTCTCCTCCACAGGATAGAGCGTAACTGTGAGAACCCTTACGTTGAAAAACTGAAAAAAGAGGTGGAGGGGCTCGGAAGGTACTTGGAAGAAACTGCCGACCTTAGAAGGCCTATAGTCTTAGAGAAAGAGAAAGTGGATATTCGGGAACTTGTTGAGGGAACCGTGGCAAAGTTTTCCCACCTCTTGGGCGTGAAGGAAATAGAGACGAAAGTAAACATTGAGAGGGCACTCTTAGAAGTTGACCCTGAAAAGCTTTCCTCTGTTTTTGTAGACCTTATAAAAAACGCTATTGAGGCCTTAGAGGGTAAGGAAAAGAGAAAACTGAAGATAGAGGGAAAGAGAGAGGGGAACTTCTACGTTGTCTCTATTATGGACAGTGGGGGGGAGCTCCCAGACACTGAAAAGATTTTCCTTCCCTACCGTTCAACTAAGAAGGGGGGATTTGGTTTAGGACTTTACAACGCCAAGCGAGTTGTTGAAGCCCACGGTGGGAAAATAGAGGCTTCTGTAGAAGGTGGCTGGACTGTCTTTAGGATAACTCTTCCTTTAGCTTGA